From Pararhodobacter zhoushanensis, the proteins below share one genomic window:
- a CDS encoding 2-hydroxyacid dehydrogenase yields MKLYLSRPLPEPVVAAARAEFDVTMRESNAPLTQAEMVAALLEYDVVLPTLGDRFQPPIFAAAPEPRAKLLANFGVGYNHIDVAAAKAAGIAVTNTPGAVTDATADIALTLMLMSARRAGEGERLVRSGHWEGWHPTQMLGLHLSGKTLGVVGMGRIGQAIAKRAHHGFGMQIAYVTRSPKDLPDLPGAQAVSSLSALMGLADVVVIAVPASPQTHHMIDAAALEAMQPHAHLINIARGDIVDEAALIAALQEGRIAGAGLDVYEFEPEVPEALRAMENVTLLPHLGTAALEVRTQMGLMAVENCIAFKHNKALPNAV; encoded by the coding sequence ATGAAACTCTATCTTTCCCGACCCTTGCCCGAACCGGTTGTCGCGGCGGCGCGGGCTGAGTTCGATGTCACCATGCGCGAGTCGAATGCACCTCTGACGCAGGCAGAGATGGTTGCGGCCCTGCTGGAATATGACGTGGTGCTGCCTACCTTGGGCGACCGCTTCCAGCCGCCGATCTTCGCCGCCGCCCCCGAACCGCGCGCCAAGCTGCTGGCCAATTTCGGTGTGGGCTACAATCACATCGATGTCGCGGCTGCCAAGGCTGCCGGGATCGCCGTGACCAACACGCCGGGTGCGGTGACCGACGCCACCGCCGACATCGCCCTGACGCTGATGCTGATGAGCGCGCGGCGGGCGGGCGAGGGCGAGAGGCTGGTGCGCTCGGGTCACTGGGAGGGTTGGCATCCGACGCAGATGCTGGGCCTGCACCTGTCGGGCAAGACACTGGGCGTGGTGGGCATGGGCCGCATCGGGCAGGCGATTGCCAAGCGCGCGCATCATGGCTTTGGCATGCAGATCGCCTATGTCACCCGTTCGCCCAAGGATCTGCCGGATCTGCCCGGCGCGCAGGCGGTAAGCAGCCTGAGCGCGTTGATGGGGCTGGCGGATGTGGTGGTGATCGCGGTGCCTGCCTCGCCGCAAACGCATCACATGATTGATGCCGCTGCGCTGGAGGCAATGCAGCCGCATGCGCATCTGATCAACATTGCGCGGGGCGATATCGTTGACGAGGCGGCGCTGATCGCCGCGCTGCAAGAGGGGCGGATCGCCGGGGCGGGGCTGGATGTCTACGAGTTCGAACCCGAGGTGCCCGAGGCTCTGCGCGCCATGGAGAACGTGACGCTGCTGCCGCATCTGGGCACGGCGGCGCTGGAGGTGCGCACACAGATGGGGCTGATGGCGGTGGAAAACTGCATCGCTTTCAAGCACAACAAAGCGCTGCCCAATGCCGTCTGA
- a CDS encoding tRNA-binding protein, whose product MSASFEDFQKLDIRVGTVTAVEDFPQARKPAWKLTVDFGPEVGVKRSSAQITEHYTAADLIGRQVMGVVNFPPRQIGPFLSEVLVLGLYDDTGAVVVIGPERSVPNGARMC is encoded by the coding sequence GTGAGCGCCAGTTTTGAGGATTTCCAGAAGCTCGACATCCGCGTCGGCACGGTGACAGCGGTCGAGGATTTCCCGCAAGCGCGCAAACCGGCTTGGAAATTGACGGTGGATTTCGGGCCTGAGGTGGGCGTGAAACGCTCCTCGGCGCAGATAACCGAGCATTACACAGCCGCGGATCTGATCGGTCGTCAGGTGATGGGCGTGGTCAATTTCCCGCCGCGCCAGATCGGCCCTTTCCTGTCCGAGGTGCTGGTGCTCGGGCTCTATGATGACACGGGCGCGGTGGTGGTGATCGGCCCCGAACGCAGCGTTCCCAATGGCGCGAGGATGTGCTGA
- a CDS encoding methyltransferase family protein — protein sequence MLSDRMVTAGHTLFRWRSYLLFAFLPLFVWAAWDGETIETTWGDALGDSVEALALALVMLGESIRILTVGFVPRGTSGRNTTGQVADSLNTTGLYSLTRNPLYLGNCLMYAGLALYTQHLWIVAVLILVLALYYERIIAAEESFLTEKFGTPYTDWAATTPPFWPRLSGFKRPGLSFSVLSVIRREHASILGAYAAVYLLELGLHSLPANSEPMASGWHWALAAAVGLEIIVIAIKRKTTLLTVEGR from the coding sequence ATGCTCTCAGACCGTATGGTTACCGCTGGCCACACGCTGTTTCGCTGGCGCAGCTATCTGCTTTTTGCTTTCCTGCCGCTGTTCGTCTGGGCCGCGTGGGACGGCGAAACCATCGAGACCACCTGGGGCGACGCCCTTGGCGACAGCGTCGAAGCGCTGGCGCTCGCGCTCGTGATGCTGGGCGAGTCGATCCGCATCCTGACCGTCGGCTTCGTGCCGCGCGGCACCTCGGGGCGCAACACCACCGGGCAGGTTGCTGACAGCCTGAACACCACGGGCCTGTATTCGCTGACGCGCAACCCGCTCTATCTGGGCAATTGCCTGATGTATGCGGGACTGGCGCTGTACACGCAGCACCTGTGGATCGTGGCCGTGCTGATCCTTGTGCTGGCGCTTTATTACGAGCGCATCATCGCCGCCGAAGAAAGCTTCCTGACCGAAAAATTCGGCACGCCCTATACCGACTGGGCGGCAACCACCCCGCCCTTCTGGCCGCGCCTGAGCGGGTTCAAGCGGCCAGGTCTGTCCTTCTCGGTGCTTTCGGTGATCCGGCGCGAACATGCGTCGATTCTGGGGGCCTATGCGGCGGTGTATCTGCTGGAACTGGGCCTGCACAGCCTGCCCGCCAACAGCGAGCCGATGGCCAGCGGGTGGCACTGGGCGCTGGCGGCAGCGGTCGGGCTTGAGATCATCGTGATCGCGATCAAGCGCAAGACAACGCTGCTGACCGTGGAGGGTCGCTGA